GTTGTGCACCGGTTCTGCGTGATCTTCTGAGTACTGAAGTTTTTCAATCGATTCCTAGTGGTGTCTAGAACAATCTTCAATGTGTTTATAAGTATAAAGCGGTAATGTCATCGTTTAAATGTCGTTTTAATTGTCACCCTCTTGTAAAACACATTCGAATTTTCCTTCCCGTTAATACGTTCCTGTTACAGCAGCCATCGTCTCCAATGCGTAAGAGGCAGGGACCTATTTGGTGAAAAACATTGCTCATTGGCGAACAAGGAAGAAAATCCCGCCCATCAGATCGCTAAACAAGTCCCGATTGGTAGTTGTAAGAAACCTTTACGCTGTAATTCGCTCAATTTGATGTACATCTWTGCGTAATTGAGCCACAGGCTTGGGTACAATCAGTGTTGTAAACAAATATCAAATTGTAAGCATGTTGATTGGTAGGTTACTTTAAGTGGTATCGGctactagttacctgtcaaatTGTACTCTTAATATAATTTTTGGATTAACCAGTACTAACTCTAACGTAATCTGATAATTTCCTTTTACATTTGGATTAATTTTCCTTTAGAATCGTTAGACAAATGATCCATCGAACGCTTTTGGTGTGTCATCCTAGTGGTCTCTACTTGTGgtcaggtggaacaaatttaaacgTACCTCTTATTTTCTTCCAATGATGAATTGAAAGGTGTCTATGTATTTTGTCATAACATTCTTTCTAAATGTATCCGTcttgtttttcaaaagtatcaaaTCGGATGACAATATTTTTGCTGCTAACGTAACATTAGTTAACTTTGTAATCAGATGACATGTAACAGATTATTCCCCGTTGATTGGATAGTGTATCGAATCATTAATAGACTAAAAATGCACTTTTATGGGTTCATAAAGCTGAAGTCTCACCTAAAATCAAATGCCTCATGAAAGCTTGGCATTTGGAAGTAGGTTGACACGTGGCGTTTAGCAGGCTTGGTTTTATGCTGCAATTTGATATCTAGTTGGTTACACTTCCATTAACATTCCTGTCTCAATCCCTTTATTCAGGTAATTTGTAGGAGCCATGGCCCGTACCAAGCAGACAGCCCGTAAATCTACTGGAGGAAAAGCCCCACGTAAGCAGCTGGCCACCAAAGCTGCCCGCAAGAGTGCCCCTTCTACTGGTGGGGTCAAGAAGCCCCATCGCTACAGGTGATGGAGAGTGACAAAACACATAGTGCCTGAACAGACTTTGACCCACCTGGTGTCGTGGTCTCCTTTAATAATTTTGTGTAGATGGAGTAAAGGACCACAGTGGTTAAttaatttctgtgtgttttaCTCCAGGCCTGGTACTGTGGCCCTGCGTGAGATCCGTCGGTACCAGAAGTCCACTGAGCTGCTGATCCGCAAGCTGCCCTTCCAGCGCCTGGTGAGAGAAATCGCTCAGGACTTCAAGACTGACCTGCGTTTCCAGAGTGCAGCCATTGGAGCCCTGCAGGTCAGGGTTTATGATTTTCGTTAACCCACCAAATAACACTAAAGCCAGACCTATCGGGAATCTGTACACTCAAAGGCAAACTTCGTAATTTTGTCAATGAGGCCCATTATCATCTTTTGCTGAACTACTGAATGCCGTATGTCTGtccagtatgaagaaagttagTTAGGTTTGTGAGCTAATGCTAGTTAgtattagcgcaatgactgaaagtctatgggtatctgctagcatgctcgTAGATATCATAAACTTTTAGTCattgcactaatgctagttagcattggctcaaaCTTTCTTCATACTGACTCAGGGGAAGCGGATagactcattgccaaaatcccaaagtatcccttaaCTGCCAGTAGGTCACCACCTTTTATCTCCCCAAATGTTCAAAGAATGCATTGGTCCATACCAAGTTAGAGCTTATGCATGTCAGCTGAATTTAACTTGTTTTTTTGTCTGCAGGAGGCCAGTGAGGCTTACCTGGTTGGTCTGTTTGAGGATACCAACTTGTGCGCCATACACGCCAAGCGTGTCACCATCATGCCCAAAGACATCCAGCTGGCCCGTCGTATCCGTGGGGAGCGTGCTTAGACGCCTCCATATTTTTACCTCAGTCTGTCTTTTCCTCCCTTCCACTTATCCTTATAAGGCGCTTGATTTGAGTAATGATGTGACAcaagtaaagtgtgtgtgtagttttgtTCCCCTTAGTTCTCATAGCAGCAGACTTTTAGGGTACTTTGTATCTGTTTTGAAGCTGATCTGAGTCACACCTTTTAATGTGTATGCAACTCCGGACAGCAAAGGGTGCATGCATGAAGCATCTTGGGCAAGCATTTCTCCCTCCTACTATTGATACTATTACATTATAACAGGGTTGGTTTTCTAATTGATATACATGGTGTTTTTACATGTAccctttattataatttttttttttacaactagtGTTTCTACTGTTTACATGATACATTTACAAATGGGTAATTCTGTTCTGAAATTGATCAATAAAAACATGACTTTGCATGATTCAAAGTattgcataggcctatatgtagcaaaatgtttatGTATTTCTCCCATGTTTTTATCCAGATAATATTTTAGTTCCTTTCTCAGGTTGTGATACCCTTTTCATACTGAtttagtttatattttttaagcAGACATTTTTGTAATATCCCGAATTCTCATACAAAGGTGATAAACTACTGTTCCACAACTGGTTGAGTGAAGTGATTGGCCTGTACTAAGTTGTATGCTGCTGGCAATGGTATTTTTTTTTATCGATTTACTGTATATTTTAAATAGTGAGCCGTTTCATATTGTTATTTGAACTGTCATATTCATTGGAAACAGTGGTGGGGAAGAAGTACCCACTTGTTTTACTTGACTACAAGTAaagatacattttaatagaaaatggTGAGTGAACATCACCAGTACAATACTAAAGTATAACTAATTTCAAATTCCTCACTAAACACACGGCACCGTTTAACTTTTGTtctttacggatagccaggggcactcggGCTTCATTTACAAGCATGTCCAAAATCTTTACATCACATTCAGACTTTGCTCGTCTTAATATTATATTTCTTAAAGGAATTAAGATGTGTGAAttgtttagatattactgcactgttggagctaggaacacatgtcgctacccacaataacatctgctaaacatgtgtatgcgacTGATTTGTGAGGCGTGAGTCTGCCTGATCAGAGGGAGTAGGGATGACCTTGTTCTCTtggtaagtgcgtgaatttgaccttttcctgttctgctaagcattccaaatgtaacgagtacttttgggtgtcagggataaTGTGTGGAGTGAactgtttttgtccaaaatataattaaagtacagatacccccaaaaactaaagtagtacttacgtatttttacttaagtactttacacgacTGATTGGAAACCAGACCTTTGACATTGCAGGCTGACATTTGCACAAGGTTGTATGATATAGAAATGCACAATTACTTCAGCATAATAGCTTTCTTGAGCATGGCAAATTGAAAAGCCAAACCATTTCCACATCTTGAGAAAAATATTGATAGCAAGTAGGCTACTATGTTCGCATATGAAATTTGGAGACTGATACGAAGTAACATTCAGTGGCGTACAAAAAAATATCCAAAGATGTGTCTGAAGCGCCACAAATGAAACGAAACAAGAAATGTTTGTATACACTATGGCATTCTGGGAGAAATGATTGACATAGCGGCCATTTTCCCGCTGGACGGTTGTTCCCATTGTGGATACGAGGAAGAAAATACTGACACcgccagacaagctaaacacttcTCACATTCTTTTTAACCACTTTTGGTGTAGGTAAGTCAAACACTCGACTGCTTTTAATTTACATGATCTTCACATTTGAAAAGTTTCAAATTGCTTCAATTGTGGTGTTATTTTGTTGGAGATCCATCTCGTTTTCGTTGTAGAGGAAAATAACAAACCCCACTGTCGAAACGGCACAGAATTGCAGCCTTTTCTACAGCTAGTGCAACTGGATTTAAAAAATTCAAATTATGCGCGGGTTCGCTTCGGTTGTACGCAGGCATTGGGGGTCGAATTCCTTTTCTGTGCCTACATACGAGTTCTCTGAGATGTCTTCTATGTATATTAGTTGTTTGATGATATTGTCAAACAGCGGTTTATTTAAATATCAAAGTTTTAGTGGTACTCCTTTGCTCTTCTGCCTCTGGTCTTTATCCCGGTTGCGCATCAAGCAGCCGCCATCGTCACAGCGGAGTGGGCGGTCGCTACCAACAACGTCTTGGAGCTGTAGATCGCGCCTCCTCGTGACAGAACACATGCTGATTGGTTTTAGTCATATGTTTACACAATTAGATTGACTAACCTACCAATGCCGTCGTTTTCCCccaatgattgattgattggcccACTGTCGACTTTGATTGGGAAGATTCATGTTGTCGCCtctcaacactttttttggttctagatGTGTTCAATGACAGTGAGTGGAACACCCCATTACTGTACAGAAATAATCTTGTTTCACAGGGCTTTTCACATTTTGTGAAAGTTTTGAATCAGCCGAGGTAATGGATGAATAAAAATGCAGTTACTTATCAGGTATAATTGCAATGACTAAAAGTTTAAGCTATAGTAATTATTGTTGttctcccctttgttcaggtgATTTGTAGGAGCCATGGCCCGTACCAAGCAGACAGCCCGTAAATCTACTGGAGGCAAAGCCCCACGTAAGCAGCTGGCCACCAAAGCTGCCCGCAAGAGTGCCCCTTCTACTGGTGGGGTCAAGAAGCCCCATCGTTACAGGTGAGGTCAAGAAGCCCCATCGTTACAGGTGAGGTCAAGAAGCCCCATCGTTACAggtgagagtgacagagaggcTGAAAGGTCTTGCCAAAGCTGCCCTCTGTCCCTGAGCCACACTACTGGCCCTTATTATGACTCCACCACTGGATCCAAGAGAGAAGGATTTAGGCCTAAAGAGTTTGATGACATGTTTGACTCTGGATTTTTGTAAAGAATCCATACAGTGGTGTTAGTCATGGGATTGTTCtaactgtgtgtgttttactcCAGGCCTGGTACTGTGGCCCTGCGTGAGATCCGTCGTTACCAGAAGTCCACTGAGCTGCTGATCCGCAAGCTGCCCTTCCAGCGCCTGGTGAGAGAAATCGCTCAGGACTTCAAGACTGACCTGCGTTTCCAGAGTGCAGCCATTGGAGCCCTGCAGGTCAGTGCTAACCCCAACTAAGGGACACAAGCTGTCATAAACCACATATCTCAAGTTTGAGGCAGGAGGACAATAATTGCATTAtgactttttttaaatcacacacTGAAGAGGAATGCTTCGATCATGTGCCTGAATGTATgacaaaatataattttacagGTTGATATTGTCCACACATTTTTAAGTGTGTTGTTGTGAGCCATTTCTCCAACCTGTTCTTTGTTGTCTGCAGGAGGCCAGCGAGGCTTACCTGGTTGGTCTGTTTGAGGACACCAACCTGTGCGCCATCCACGCCAAGCGTGTCACCATCATGCCCAAAGACATCCAGCTGGCGCGTCGTATCCGTGGGGAGCGTGCTTAGACGCCTACCTGAtttacctctcctcccctcaccagtctgccctcccttcccctcccctcctccacctctccctgccctcctccacctctccctgcccttccatccctccctctccctgcccctcccttcaccctctccttgccctcccctcaccctctcctctaatGTTGGTAGTGATTTAGAGAAACAATGATTATGATAAGAA
The genomic region above belongs to Salvelinus sp. IW2-2015 linkage group LG4p, ASM291031v2, whole genome shotgun sequence and contains:
- the LOC111960247 gene encoding histone H3.3A; translated protein: MARTKQTARKSTGGKAPRKQLATKAARKSAPSTGGVKKPHRYRPGTVALREIRRYQKSTELLIRKLPFQRLVREIAQDFKTDLRFQSAAIGALQEASEAYLVGLFEDTNLCAIHAKRVTIMPKDIQLARRIRGERA
- the LOC111960234 gene encoding histone H3.3A encodes the protein MARTKQTARKSTGGKAPRKQLATKAARKSAPSTGGVKKPHRYRPGTVALREIRRYQKSTELLIRKLPFQRLVREIAQDFKTDLRFQSAAIGALQEASEAYLVGLFEDTNLCAIHAKRVTIMPKDIQLARRIRGERA